In Phragmites australis chromosome 24, lpPhrAust1.1, whole genome shotgun sequence, the following are encoded in one genomic region:
- the LOC133907543 gene encoding zinc transporter ZTP29-like, with protein MDPKVAVALTLSLVGGLSTSLGALLAILNRAPSNKTLGVLQGFATGLMLSMSFFDLAYDAVNAIGFLKGNLWFFAGALLFSTIADIFPEPDCSLEDQNDKQTGKSIAGKELMMRHRRRVIFSVVVTAIVAGVSLQNFPVGTAAFIGTTKGFRVGLNLALAIALHYIPEGISVALPAYFATCSKWQAFKLATLSGFAEPLGVIIVAYVFPSNLNPEILEGLLGLVGGVMAFLTLYEMLPLAFEYAGRKDAVKAVFVGMAFMSMSLYFLDISLPKDMNA; from the exons ATGGACCCCAAAGTTGCTGTTGCTCTCACTCTGTCCCTCGTCGGTGGCTTAAGCACTTCACTTG GTGCACTGTTGGCTATACTAAATCGTGCACCAAGCAACAAAACACTCGGGGTGTTACAG GGCTTTGCTACTGGACTTATGTTGAGCATGTCTTTCTTTGACTTGGCCTACGATGCTGTCAATGCGATTGGTTTTCTGAAAGGAAACCTATGG TTTTTTGCAGGAGCACTTCTATTTTCAACAATTGCTGATATTTTCCCTGAGCCAGATTGCAGTTTGGAAGATCAAAATGACAAACAG ACTGGTAAAAGCATAGCAGGAAAGGAACTTATGATGAGACATCGCCGAAGAGTTATCTTTAGTGTAGTTGTGACAGCAATTG TTGCCGGTGTGAGTTTGCAAAACTTCCCAGTGGGTACTGCTGCATTTATTGGAACAACAAAG GGCTTCCGTGTTGGCCTTAACTTGGCTCTTGCTATAGCTCTACACTACATCCCAGAG GGTATTTCAGTAGCACTCCCAGCGTATTTTGCCACTTGCAG CAAATGGCAAGCCTTCAAACTAGCAACACTATCTGGTTTTGCGGAACCACTAGGTGTAATTATTGTGG CATATGTATTCCCAAGCAACTTGAATCCTGAAATATTGGAAGGTCTACTTGGATTAG tggGAGGAGTGATGGCTTTTCTAACATTGTACGAAATGCTACCATTAGCATTTGAATATGCTGGACGCAAGGATGCTGTTAAAGCAGTATTTGTTGGCATGGCTTTTATGTCCATGAG CTTGTATTTCCTGGATATTAGCCTCCCAAAGGACATGAATGCTTAA